From Pseudomonas sp. StFLB209, a single genomic window includes:
- a CDS encoding DUF6124 family protein yields the protein MILSTPHPPPIPTLALPLPLAGPGLFSVNPGIHAEDALIAAADYLECASAAADEVANSQSIECRAMARSVVHQLDMARVLIEATLAALQQTEVATRKG from the coding sequence ATGATCTTATCTACACCCCACCCACCGCCAATACCCACCCTCGCCCTGCCCTTACCCTTGGCCGGCCCCGGCCTGTTCAGCGTCAACCCCGGCATCCACGCCGAGGATGCGCTAATCGCCGCTGCCGATTATCTGGAATGCGCCTCGGCCGCTGCTGATGAAGTCGCCAACAGCCAAAGTATCGAATGCCGGGCAATGGCGCGTTCGGTGGTCCATCAACTGGATATGGCGCGGGTATTGATCGAAGCGACGCTGGCGGCGCTGCAGCAAACTGAGGTTGCAACGCGCAAGGGCTGA